One window of Streptomyces sp. NBC_00273 genomic DNA carries:
- a CDS encoding LamG-like jellyroll fold domain-containing protein: protein MTDGTNPPSHPQPEPAPGSGGYGFPPGPPAQGGYGHPTPSAGYGYPQAGQQPNPYQQDAGAGYPQDAGGGYQQDAGSGYPQDVGGGYQQDAGGGQWATAPAQPGFTRLAGPDLPGASQQPDWEAMADRSAAERRKKRLWTLGGGVTVLALLAGGGTFFLLGGDEDGQDAQPSNSASASPEPDDAKGPAAYTATVAGDDTLLRDSYGSMGIRLGADLKVGPLGKRFQVIGKGNGNSWGQSAEPVVDVTKSFTVTARAYNSAAKGSRIIMSQGDGESFSFELGVNEVNGKQAWIFRVQTGDKGAAATTRTVTAEGLNMVKTPTLLMATYDAEKKAIALYVDGKKAGETPVPPIWQAPGPLQLGRSKHHNIWTGPWQGALHSIKTYDMAFTEEQAAGYKEGKLEPSPKPTHAWLLT from the coding sequence ATGACCGACGGTACGAATCCCCCGAGCCACCCGCAGCCCGAGCCCGCCCCCGGGAGCGGCGGATACGGGTTCCCGCCGGGACCGCCCGCGCAGGGCGGCTACGGCCACCCGACCCCGTCCGCCGGCTACGGCTACCCGCAGGCGGGGCAGCAGCCGAACCCCTACCAGCAGGACGCGGGGGCCGGTTACCCACAGGACGCAGGAGGCGGATACCAGCAGGACGCGGGAAGCGGATACCCGCAGGACGTGGGAGGCGGATACCAGCAGGACGCGGGAGGCGGTCAGTGGGCTACGGCCCCGGCCCAGCCGGGCTTCACGAGGCTGGCCGGTCCGGACCTGCCCGGCGCTTCGCAGCAGCCGGACTGGGAGGCCATGGCCGACCGCTCCGCGGCCGAGCGGCGCAAGAAGCGGCTGTGGACGCTGGGCGGCGGGGTGACCGTGCTCGCGCTGCTGGCCGGCGGGGGAACGTTCTTCCTGCTGGGCGGCGACGAGGACGGACAGGACGCCCAGCCCTCGAACTCGGCCTCAGCCTCGCCCGAGCCGGATGACGCGAAGGGGCCCGCCGCCTACACCGCGACCGTCGCGGGCGACGACACCCTGCTGCGCGACAGTTACGGCAGCATGGGGATCCGGCTCGGCGCCGACCTCAAGGTCGGCCCGCTGGGCAAGCGCTTCCAGGTCATCGGCAAGGGCAACGGGAACTCGTGGGGGCAGTCCGCCGAACCGGTCGTGGACGTGACCAAGAGCTTCACCGTCACGGCCCGCGCCTACAACTCCGCCGCCAAGGGCTCCCGGATCATCATGAGCCAGGGTGACGGGGAGTCGTTCTCCTTCGAGCTCGGCGTGAACGAGGTGAACGGCAAGCAAGCCTGGATCTTCCGCGTGCAGACGGGCGACAAGGGTGCCGCGGCCACCACGCGGACGGTCACCGCCGAGGGGCTCAACATGGTGAAGACGCCCACGCTGCTGATGGCCACCTACGACGCCGAGAAGAAGGCGATAGCCCTGTACGTGGACGGCAAGAAGGCCGGGGAGACCCCGGTGCCGCCCATCTGGCAGGCCCCGGGTCCGCTCCAGCTCGGCCGGTCCAAGCACCACAACATCTGGACCGGTCCGTGGCAGGGCGCCCTGCACAGCATCAAGACCTACGACATGGCCTTCACGGAGGAGCAGGCCGCCGGGTACAAGGAGGGCAAGCTCGAACCATCGCCGAAGCCGACCCATGCCTGGCTGCTCACCTGA
- a CDS encoding M23 family metallopeptidase, translated as MFAKRVYTRRTRIAVGTTALGAVLALGAGTTAAFADAPQTAPAAKTAGAAGAAGASKTGLWDKPLEKYTLSATFGKGGNMWSHKHSGQDFAVPVGTQVKAAAAGTVVKAGPNGGGDGPAYGNAIVIKHANNTYSQYAHLSKIQVKIGQKVNASQRIALSGNTGNSSGPHLHFEIRTTPNYGSAVNPVAFLRSNGVTV; from the coding sequence ATGTTCGCGAAGCGCGTCTACACCCGTCGTACCCGTATCGCTGTCGGCACCACCGCTCTCGGTGCCGTGCTGGCCCTCGGGGCGGGCACGACCGCCGCGTTCGCAGACGCCCCGCAGACCGCCCCCGCCGCCAAGACCGCCGGCGCCGCCGGTGCCGCGGGCGCCTCGAAGACCGGTCTCTGGGACAAGCCGCTGGAGAAGTACACGCTGTCCGCGACCTTCGGCAAGGGCGGCAACATGTGGTCCCACAAGCACTCCGGTCAGGACTTCGCCGTCCCGGTCGGCACCCAGGTCAAGGCCGCGGCCGCCGGCACCGTCGTCAAGGCGGGCCCGAACGGCGGCGGCGACGGCCCCGCGTACGGCAACGCCATCGTGATCAAGCACGCCAACAACACGTACTCGCAGTACGCGCACCTCTCGAAGATCCAGGTCAAGATCGGCCAGAAGGTCAACGCCTCGCAGCGGATCGCCCTGTCCGGCAACACCGGCAACTCCAGCGGCCCGCACCTGCACTTCGAGATCCGCACCACCCCGAACTACGGCTCGGCCGTCAACCCGGTCGCCTTCCTGCGCAGCAACGGCGTCACCGTCTGA
- a CDS encoding ATP-dependent Clp protease ATP-binding subunit, with the protein MFERFTDRARRVVVLAQEEARMLNHNYIGTEHILLGLIHEGEGVAAKALESLGISLEAVRQQVEEIIGQGQQAPSGHIPFTPRAKKVLELSLREALQLGHNYIGTEHILLGLIREGEGVAAQVLVKLGADLNRVRQQVIQLLSGYTGGGKESATAGGPAEGTPSTSLVLDQFGRNLTQAARESKLDPVIGREKEIERVMQVLSRRTKNNPVLIGEPGVGKTAVVEGLAQAIVKGEVPETLKDKHLYTLDLGALVAGSRYRGDFEERLKKVLKEIRTRGDIILFIDELHTLVGAGAAEGAIDAASILKPMLARGELQTIGATTLDEYRKHLEKDAALERRFQPIQVAEPSLPHTIEILKGLRDRYEAHHRVSITDEALVQAATLADRYISDRFLPDKAIDLIDEAGSRMRIRRMTAPPDLREFDEKIAGVRRDKESAIDSQDFEKAASLRDKEKQLLAAKTKREKEWKAGDMDVVAEVDGELIAEVLATATGIPVFKLTEEESSRLLRMEDELHRRVIGQKDAIKALSQAIRRTRAGLKDPKRPGGSFIFAGPSGVGKTELSKTLAEFLFGDEDALISLDMSEFSEKHTVSRLFGSPPGYVGYEEGGQLTEKVRRKPFSVVLFDEVEKAHPDIFNSLLQILEDGRLTDSQGRVVDFKNTVIIMTTNLGTRDISKGFNLGFAAQGDTKTGYERMKAKVNEELKQHFRPEFLNRVDDTVVFHQLTEEDIIQIVDLMIAKVDERLKDRDMGIELSGDAKLLLAKRGYDPIMGARPLRRTIQREIEDMLSEKILFGELRPGQIVVVGKEGEGEDAKFTFRGEEKSALPDLPPIEATGSGPDLSKGA; encoded by the coding sequence ATGTTCGAGAGGTTCACCGACCGCGCGCGGCGGGTTGTCGTCCTGGCTCAGGAAGAAGCCCGGATGCTCAACCACAACTACATCGGCACCGAGCACATCCTCCTGGGCTTGATCCACGAGGGTGAGGGTGTCGCCGCTAAGGCCCTGGAGAGCCTCGGGATTTCGCTCGAGGCTGTTCGCCAGCAGGTTGAGGAGATCATCGGTCAGGGGCAGCAGGCCCCGTCCGGCCACATCCCCTTCACTCCGCGGGCGAAGAAGGTCCTGGAGCTTTCGCTCCGAGAGGCCCTCCAGCTCGGCCACAACTACATCGGCACCGAGCACATCCTGCTCGGCCTGATCCGCGAGGGCGAGGGCGTCGCCGCCCAGGTCCTCGTGAAGCTGGGCGCCGATCTCAACCGAGTCCGGCAGCAGGTCATCCAGCTGCTCTCCGGCTACACCGGTGGAGGCAAGGAGTCGGCCACGGCCGGCGGCCCGGCCGAGGGCACGCCCTCGACCTCGCTCGTCCTGGACCAGTTCGGCCGCAACCTCACCCAGGCGGCCCGCGAATCCAAGCTCGACCCGGTCATCGGGCGCGAGAAGGAGATCGAGCGGGTCATGCAGGTGCTGTCCCGCCGTACGAAGAACAACCCGGTCCTCATCGGCGAGCCCGGCGTCGGCAAGACCGCCGTCGTCGAGGGCCTGGCCCAGGCGATCGTCAAGGGCGAGGTTCCCGAGACGCTCAAGGACAAGCACCTCTACACGCTTGACCTCGGCGCCCTGGTCGCCGGTTCCCGCTACCGCGGTGACTTCGAGGAGCGCCTGAAGAAGGTGCTCAAGGAGATCCGCACCCGCGGCGACATCATCCTGTTCATCGACGAGCTCCACACCCTCGTGGGTGCGGGCGCCGCCGAGGGCGCGATCGACGCCGCCAGCATCCTCAAGCCCATGCTGGCCCGTGGTGAGCTCCAGACCATCGGTGCCACGACGCTCGACGAGTACCGCAAGCACCTCGAGAAGGACGCGGCACTCGAGCGCCGCTTCCAGCCGATCCAGGTGGCGGAGCCTTCCCTCCCCCACACGATCGAGATCCTCAAGGGCCTGCGCGACCGCTACGAGGCCCACCACCGCGTCTCCATCACGGACGAGGCCCTCGTCCAGGCGGCGACGCTGGCGGACCGGTACATCTCGGACCGCTTCCTCCCGGACAAGGCGATCGACCTGATCGACGAGGCCGGCTCCCGGATGCGCATCCGCCGGATGACCGCACCGCCGGACCTCCGCGAGTTCGACGAGAAGATCGCGGGCGTGCGCCGCGACAAGGAGTCGGCCATCGACTCCCAGGACTTCGAGAAGGCGGCGTCTCTCCGTGACAAGGAGAAGCAGCTGCTGGCGGCGAAGACCAAGCGCGAGAAGGAATGGAAGGCCGGCGACATGGACGTCGTCGCCGAGGTCGACGGCGAGCTCATCGCCGAAGTCCTCGCGACCGCGACCGGCATTCCCGTCTTCAAGCTCACCGAGGAGGAGTCCTCGCGACTGCTCCGCATGGAAGACGAGCTCCACCGCCGGGTCATCGGCCAGAAGGACGCCATCAAGGCGCTCTCCCAGGCGATCCGTCGTACCCGTGCGGGTCTGAAGGACCCGAAGCGCCCGGGTGGCTCGTTCATCTTCGCCGGCCCGTCCGGTGTCGGTAAGACCGAGCTCTCCAAGACGCTCGCCGAATTCCTCTTCGGCGACGAGGACGCGCTGATCTCCCTCGACATGTCGGAGTTCAGCGAGAAGCACACGGTTTCCCGTCTCTTCGGTTCGCCCCCCGGCTACGTGGGCTACGAAGAGGGCGGCCAGCTCACCGAGAAGGTGCGCCGCAAGCCGTTCTCCGTCGTCCTCTTCGACGAGGTCGAGAAGGCCCACCCGGATATCTTCAATTCCCTTCTCCAGATCCTGGAGGACGGTCGCCTGACCGACTCCCAGGGCCGGGTCGTGGACTTCAAGAACACGGTCATCATCATGACGACCAACCTGGGTACCCGGGACATCTCGAAGGGCTTCAACCTGGGCTTCGCGGCGCAGGGCGACACGAAGACCGGCTACGAGCGGATGAAGGCGAAGGTCAACGAAGAGCTCAAGCAGCACTTCCGGCCCGAGTTCCTCAACCGTGTCGACGACACGGTCGTCTTCCACCAGCTCACCGAGGAAGACATCATCCAGATCGTCGACCTGATGATCGCGAAGGTCGACGAGCGCCTGAAGGACCGCGACATGGGCATCGAGCTGAGCGGCGACGCGAAGCTCCTGCTCGCCAAGCGCGGCTACGACCCGATCATGGGTGCCCGGCCGCTGCGCCGGACCATCCAGCGCGAGATCGAGGACATGCTGTCGGAGAAGATCCTCTTCGGCGAGCTGCGTCCCGGTCAGATCGTGGTCGTCGGCAAGGAGGGTGAGGGCGAGGACGCCAAGTTCACCTTCCGCGGCGAGGAGAAGTCGGCCCTGCCCGACCTCCCCCCGATCGAGGCCACGGGCTCCGGCCCGGACCTGTCGAAGGGCGCGTAA
- a CDS encoding SCO3374 family protein produces the protein MAVTLPPLAPSTVPPPRPAPEEDAYASWYRRVLGWTVVGGPPPQLATGSRFDVLELPSDAGAALLRRPVATGPVALMGRRMRFLVAAGSAEELDGLLDWLEWGGVALDLAALGAGGRITAPVPPGHCVRDGSPRGAAVWLRPPEQGCEALLPALSGPGQGAGPGRVGAGPDLVRLVSAAATECHRARLRRRTPLRSAVAGPPSRAGRVSP, from the coding sequence ATGGCCGTAACCCTCCCGCCGCTCGCCCCGTCGACCGTGCCGCCGCCCCGCCCGGCGCCCGAGGAGGACGCGTACGCCTCCTGGTACCGGAGAGTGCTCGGCTGGACCGTCGTGGGCGGGCCGCCCCCTCAGCTCGCGACCGGGAGCCGGTTCGACGTGCTGGAGCTGCCCTCCGACGCGGGGGCCGCCCTGCTGCGCAGGCCGGTCGCGACGGGCCCGGTGGCCCTCATGGGGCGCCGGATGCGGTTCCTGGTGGCCGCGGGGAGCGCAGAGGAGCTGGACGGGCTGCTCGACTGGCTGGAGTGGGGCGGGGTCGCCCTCGATCTCGCCGCCCTGGGTGCGGGTGGCCGGATCACCGCCCCGGTGCCGCCGGGGCATTGCGTGCGGGACGGGAGTCCCCGGGGGGCCGCCGTGTGGCTACGGCCCCCCGAGCAGGGGTGCGAGGCACTTCTGCCCGCCCTGTCCGGTCCCGGACAGGGCGCCGGTCCCGGGCGGGTGGGCGCCGGGCCCGATCTCGTGCGCCTGGTCTCCGCGGCGGCGACGGAATGTCACCGCGCGCGGCTCCGGCGCCGTACGCCCCTGCGGAGCGCCGTGGCCGGGCCTCCCTCACGGGCCGGCCGGGTCAGTCCCTGA
- a CDS encoding histone-like nucleoid-structuring protein Lsr2 codes for MAQKVQVLLVDDLDGGEADETVTFALDGKTYEIDLTTANAEKLRGLLDPYTKGGRRTGGRASTGRAKGRAAVASGNPDTAEIRAWAKSQGMSVNDRGRVPQEIREAYENRG; via the coding sequence GTGGCACAGAAGGTTCAGGTCCTTCTTGTCGACGACCTCGACGGCGGCGAGGCGGACGAGACGGTGACGTTCGCTCTGGATGGCAAGACCTACGAGATCGACCTCACCACCGCCAACGCTGAAAAGCTCCGCGGTCTGCTCGACCCGTACACCAAGGGCGGCCGGCGTACCGGTGGCCGCGCGTCCACCGGACGCGCCAAGGGCCGTGCGGCCGTGGCGTCCGGTAACCCGGACACCGCGGAGATCCGCGCCTGGGCGAAGTCCCAGGGCATGAGCGTCAACGACCGCGGTCGCGTGCCGCAGGAGATCCGCGAGGCTTACGAGAACCGGGGCTGA
- a CDS encoding amino-acid N-acetyltransferase: MGEFSTAHAETVTIRRARTRDVPALRRLLDQYVQQRILLDKAPVVLYEDIQEFWVAERDSDGQVVGCGALHVMWEDLAEVRTLAVDRGLKGAGVGHQVLEQLLRTARTLGVSRVFCLTFEVDFFAKHGFVEIGETPVKTDVYMELLRSYDEGVAEFLGLERVKPNTLGNSRMLLHL; encoded by the coding sequence ATGGGAGAGTTTTCCACTGCACATGCAGAAACAGTGACGATCCGCCGTGCCCGGACGCGTGATGTTCCCGCGCTGCGCCGCCTCCTCGACCAGTACGTGCAGCAGCGGATCCTGCTCGACAAAGCTCCGGTCGTCCTTTACGAGGACATCCAGGAGTTCTGGGTCGCGGAACGCGACTCCGACGGCCAGGTCGTCGGCTGCGGCGCTCTCCACGTGATGTGGGAAGACCTTGCCGAAGTACGCACTCTCGCCGTCGACCGGGGCTTGAAGGGCGCCGGAGTCGGGCATCAGGTACTGGAGCAGTTGTTGCGTACCGCCCGTACCCTCGGGGTGAGCCGGGTTTTCTGCCTCACCTTCGAAGTCGACTTCTTCGCGAAGCACGGCTTCGTCGAGATCGGCGAGACCCCGGTCAAGACCGATGTCTACATGGAGCTGCTGCGTTCCTATGACGAGGGTGTCGCCGAGTTCCTCGGTCTCGAACGAGTGAAGCCGAACACCTTGGGCAACAGTCGGATGCTTCTACACCTCTGA
- a CDS encoding BlaI/MecI/CopY family transcriptional regulator, with amino-acid sequence MPRPLGELEDAVMTRVWQWNRPVTVREVLEDLQQERSIAYTTVMTVMDNLHQKGWVRREAEGRAYRYTAVSTRAAYSAALMNEAWSTSDNPAAALVAFFGMMSAEQREALRDAVRVVQYDDESSADAAPEPPAPPVAEGESDERPQEPGR; translated from the coding sequence GTGCCTCGCCCCCTGGGAGAACTCGAAGACGCCGTCATGACGCGGGTGTGGCAGTGGAACCGCCCGGTCACCGTGCGAGAAGTACTGGAAGACCTCCAGCAGGAACGGTCCATCGCGTACACCACGGTCATGACCGTTATGGACAATCTCCATCAGAAGGGCTGGGTCCGCCGGGAAGCCGAAGGCCGCGCCTATCGATATACGGCGGTCTCCACCCGCGCCGCCTACTCGGCCGCACTGATGAACGAAGCCTGGTCGACGAGCGACAACCCCGCGGCCGCCCTCGTGGCCTTCTTCGGCATGATGTCCGCGGAACAGCGGGAAGCGCTCCGGGACGCCGTGCGGGTCGTCCAGTACGACGACGAGTCGAGCGCCGACGCCGCCCCCGAACCCCCCGCTCCGCCCGTGGCCGAAGGGGAGTCCGACGAGCGCCCGCAGGAGCCGGGGCGATAA
- a CDS encoding DUF397 domain-containing protein produces the protein MTTQPVWRKSSFCSEGDACVYVATAPGALVKVADRADPAHLVLATTQAAWADFLRAVKETG, from the coding sequence ATGACCACTCAGCCCGTGTGGCGGAAGTCCTCGTTCTGCAGTGAGGGAGACGCCTGCGTCTACGTCGCCACCGCCCCCGGAGCCCTCGTCAAGGTCGCCGACCGCGCCGACCCCGCCCACCTCGTGCTCGCCACCACCCAAGCCGCCTGGGCCGACTTCCTGCGCGCGGTCAAAGAGACCGGCTGA
- a CDS encoding threonine aldolase family protein — protein sequence MSDNSEDTERTKRLVAAWRGAERRLSRSLLEPTVGELLGSLAEAPYDMDGPADVYGDGVVTALESKVAELLGTEDAAFFPTGTMAQQIALRCWAGRTGNPVVALHPMSHPERWEGDALSVVSGLRATHPTTEARPPSAADVEALREPFGTLMVELPLREAGFLLPTWEELEALTEAARERDAVVHFDGARLWESTVHFGRTLPEIAGLADSVYVSFYKSLGGLSGAALAGPREFVEETRVWRHRYGGQVFRQFPQALSALAGLERELPRLPSYVAQARVVAGALRSAFADSGVPWARINPEEPHTHQFQVWLPYEADRLTEAGLRQAEETGTVLFRRWSTDGPPGLAVTELEITQPGLSWTESDVHAAVSAFVARI from the coding sequence ATGAGTGACAACAGCGAGGACACCGAACGAACGAAGCGGCTGGTCGCGGCTTGGCGCGGGGCGGAGCGGAGGCTGTCCCGCAGCCTGCTGGAGCCCACCGTGGGGGAGCTGCTCGGCTCGCTCGCCGAAGCCCCGTACGACATGGACGGGCCGGCCGACGTCTACGGCGACGGGGTCGTCACCGCACTGGAGAGCAAGGTCGCCGAGCTGCTCGGGACCGAGGACGCGGCGTTCTTCCCCACCGGCACCATGGCCCAGCAGATCGCGCTGCGGTGCTGGGCGGGTCGGACCGGGAACCCGGTGGTGGCCCTGCACCCGATGAGCCATCCGGAGCGGTGGGAGGGGGACGCCCTGTCGGTCGTCTCCGGGCTGCGGGCGACGCACCCGACCACGGAGGCCCGCCCGCCGTCGGCCGCGGACGTCGAGGCGCTCCGGGAGCCCTTCGGCACGCTGATGGTGGAGCTGCCCCTGCGGGAGGCGGGCTTCCTGCTGCCCACCTGGGAGGAGCTGGAGGCGCTCACCGAAGCGGCCCGGGAGCGGGACGCGGTCGTCCACTTCGACGGTGCCCGGCTGTGGGAGTCCACCGTCCACTTCGGCCGCACCCTGCCGGAGATCGCGGGCCTCGCGGACTCCGTCTACGTCTCCTTCTACAAGTCGCTCGGCGGCCTCAGCGGGGCGGCCCTGGCGGGCCCCCGGGAGTTCGTCGAGGAGACCCGGGTCTGGCGGCACCGCTACGGCGGCCAGGTCTTCCGGCAGTTCCCGCAGGCCCTCTCGGCGCTCGCCGGACTGGAACGGGAACTGCCCCGGCTGCCGTCGTACGTGGCCCAGGCGCGGGTGGTGGCCGGGGCGCTGCGCTCGGCGTTCGCGGATTCGGGGGTCCCGTGGGCCCGGATCAACCCGGAGGAGCCGCACACCCACCAGTTCCAGGTGTGGCTCCCGTACGAGGCGGACCGGCTGACGGAGGCGGGCCTGCGGCAGGCCGAGGAGACGGGGACGGTCCTCTTCCGCCGCTGGTCCACCGACGGCCCGCCGGGCCTCGCGGTGACGGAACTGGAAATCACGCAGCCGGGCCTGTCCTGGACGGAGTCCGACGTCCACGCGGCGGTCTCGGCCTTCGTGGCCCGCATCTGA
- a CDS encoding Rossmann-like and DUF2520 domain-containing protein: protein MNSSQQPRPARLAVGVVGAGRVGPALACALQQAGHRPVAVSGVSDTSVRRAERMLPDVPLVPPARVLELADLVLLTVPDDALPSLVEGLAETGAVRPGQLLVHTSGRYGTSVLDPARRAGALPLALHPAMTFTGTEVDVQRLAGCSFGVTAPEELRLAAEALVIEMGGEPEWIAEENRPLYHAALALGANHLVTLVAQSMELLAKAGVEHPDRMLGPLLGAALDNALRSGDAALTGPVARGDAGTVRAHVSELRRHAPGTVAGYLAMARTTADRALAHGLLKPELAEDLLGVLADTESDGGDR from the coding sequence GTGAATTCATCACAGCAGCCACGCCCTGCCCGGCTCGCCGTCGGCGTCGTCGGTGCCGGCCGCGTCGGTCCCGCGCTGGCGTGTGCGCTCCAGCAGGCCGGGCACCGGCCCGTCGCCGTCTCCGGAGTCTCCGACACGTCCGTGCGCCGGGCCGAGCGGATGCTGCCCGACGTGCCGCTCGTACCGCCCGCGCGGGTGCTGGAGCTGGCCGACCTGGTGCTCCTGACCGTCCCCGACGACGCGCTGCCGTCCCTCGTGGAGGGCCTCGCCGAGACCGGTGCGGTCCGACCCGGACAGCTCCTGGTGCACACCTCCGGCCGGTACGGGACCTCCGTGCTCGACCCCGCGCGCCGCGCGGGCGCCCTGCCGCTGGCCCTGCACCCGGCGATGACCTTCACCGGCACCGAGGTCGACGTGCAGCGGCTCGCCGGCTGCTCCTTCGGGGTCACCGCCCCCGAGGAGCTGCGCCTGGCCGCCGAGGCCCTGGTCATCGAGATGGGCGGGGAGCCCGAGTGGATCGCGGAGGAGAACCGTCCGCTCTACCACGCGGCCCTGGCCCTCGGCGCGAACCACCTGGTCACGCTGGTCGCCCAGTCCATGGAACTGCTGGCCAAGGCCGGGGTGGAGCACCCCGACCGGATGCTCGGCCCGCTGCTCGGCGCGGCCCTCGACAACGCCCTGCGCTCCGGTGACGCCGCCCTGACCGGGCCGGTGGCCCGCGGGGACGCCGGTACGGTCAGGGCGCACGTCTCGGAATTGCGCCGGCACGCACCCGGCACGGTCGCCGGCTACCTGGCGATGGCCCGTACGACCGCGGACCGGGCCCTCGCGCACGGTCTGCTCAAGCCCGAACTCGCCGAGGACCTGCTCGGTGTGCTCGCCGACACGGAGTCCGACGGAGGCGACCGGTGA
- the panC gene encoding pantoate--beta-alanine ligase yields the protein MTDLLLHTAEELHKLSRTGRRAVVMTMGALHEGHATLIRTARELAGPEGQVVVTVFVNPLQFGAGEDLDRYPRTLDADLAIAEEAGADAVFAPAVDEVYPGGDPQVRITAGPMGERLEGATRPGHFDGMLTVVAKLLHLTRPDLALFGQKDAQQLTLIRRMVTDLNFPVEVVGVPTVREEDGLALSSRNRYLSAAERGTALALSRALFAGRDRLAAQAALRARAEASPASDERATALARLGEIRASADAHAVSAAVSAAGSGLPDAVRAAALHVLDEAGRHEPPLVLDYLALVDPLDFTETGQDFTGQAVLAVAAKVGSTRLIDNIPLEFGAHS from the coding sequence GTGACCGACCTGCTGCTGCACACCGCGGAGGAGCTGCACAAGCTGTCGCGCACCGGCCGCCGGGCCGTGGTGATGACCATGGGCGCCCTCCACGAGGGCCACGCCACCTTGATCCGCACGGCCCGCGAGCTGGCCGGGCCCGAGGGACAGGTCGTCGTCACCGTCTTCGTCAACCCCCTGCAGTTCGGGGCGGGCGAGGACCTCGACCGCTATCCCCGCACCCTCGACGCGGACCTGGCGATCGCCGAAGAGGCGGGCGCCGACGCGGTGTTCGCCCCCGCGGTCGACGAGGTCTACCCGGGCGGCGACCCGCAGGTGCGGATCACCGCCGGCCCGATGGGCGAGCGCCTCGAAGGGGCCACCCGCCCCGGGCACTTCGACGGGATGCTGACCGTCGTCGCCAAGCTGCTCCACCTCACCCGCCCCGACCTGGCGCTCTTCGGCCAGAAGGACGCGCAGCAACTGACGCTGATCCGGCGGATGGTGACCGACCTGAACTTCCCCGTCGAGGTGGTCGGCGTACCGACCGTCCGCGAGGAGGACGGGCTCGCGCTGTCGTCCCGCAACCGCTACCTCTCGGCCGCCGAGCGGGGCACCGCCCTGGCCCTGTCGCGCGCCCTGTTCGCCGGCCGCGACCGGCTCGCCGCGCAGGCCGCGCTGCGCGCCCGCGCCGAGGCCTCCCCGGCCAGCGACGAGCGGGCCACCGCCCTGGCCCGCCTCGGCGAGATCCGCGCCTCCGCCGACGCGCACGCCGTCTCGGCAGCCGTCTCCGCGGCCGGCTCCGGGCTGCCGGACGCCGTACGGGCCGCCGCGCTGCACGTCCTGGACGAGGCGGGCCGCCACGAGCCGCCGCTCGTGCTGGACTACCTGGCGCTGGTGGACCCGCTGGACTTCACCGAGACCGGTCAGGACTTCACCGGGCAGGCCGTGCTGGCCGTCGCCGCGAAGGTGGGCTCGACCCGGCTGATCGACAACATCCCATTGGAATTCGGAGCACACTCGTGA